The genomic window ATCTAGTAATTTTCACAAGAATAGGACGCAAATAGTCGACCTTCCCATATGTATGAACCACTTCCTCCGTACTTTCAGACAACCATGTTAGTTTGTTTAACTATTTCAAGTCTTAGTACAGAGACTAATGTTAACAGGTGAGGAGCTAATAAAATAACTATGCATAGATGCAAATGTACGTTTCCCTTAACCTACTGATGTTTCATCTTGATCCAGCTTCCTAGTATGATCAGTAGGTATTGATTTCTTAGTTTCTGCTACAATCCTATTATTTGGTTCGGTGAGAGTCCGTCCCTCTTTGATAGCAATTGCAAGTGTATCCTTCTCTCCACTCTTCGATTCTCCAAACCAAATGGTACGGTGTGGGAATGGGATTTCTATTCCGTTTCTATCCAACAATTCTTTTAGATTCTGCACGATCTGAGTTCGCATTGGGAACCATTCTATAGAAGGAACCCATACCCAGACATTGATGTTAACGCTAGAATCAGCTAATTCCCATACCATTATGCTTGGAGCTGGTTCTGCTAAAATTCTAGGTTCTTTAGCAACCATTTCAGTAATCAATCGGATTGCAGTAGCTGCATCCTCCTTGTACGCTATGCCTACGCTAACCTCAACTCGTCTTGCAACATGACCGTTGAAGTTTCTCAATTGTGAGGTAAAGAATTTCTCATTTGGTATCCTTATTAATACACCATCAAATCGCCTTAATCGAGTAGAGAACATGGTAACTTCCTTAATGATGCCCGCTACACCCATATCAACCACTTCCACAGGATCTCCTATTTTTACCGCCCTATCCATCTGCAGAAATAAACCAGAAAGTAAGTTTGACACAACTGATTGGGTAGCAAAACCTATGATGATACCAGCTATGCCACCTGCAAGCAGCAACCCAGTAAAGTCAACGCCAAGGGTACCTATTGCAGAGAAAACAGCGATGCCAATTATGCCCCAATAAACAATCCTTCTGATCACAGCTTCGGTCTGAACAGGGATATACTTGCCCAAGAATCGGTCCGTTATGAGCCTGAAAACTCTTGCTATTATTACGCCAACAATTATTATCGTTGCAGTAACAACTAGCTTAAATAATTCAACTTCTGTTCCCAGAATGTTTATTGTTGTTGGTATTAGTTCTACCATCCTAGAACCCTAACTCCATTGTATATCTGCCATCAAACTTCTGCTTCAAGTTGGTTCTTTCACCAACCCATTCCGCATTGGTCACATCAACTTCCAGAACTTCCTGCAACAATCTCTCCTGCACTAACGCTTCAAGGTCATTGTAGTAGGCTTCATTCTTTCTGTAGTAAAAATCCGCTCCTTCTATTGGAAACACGATTCGATTTATTGTACTAATCTTATCAGTGTAATTGTGAAAGTGGACACGCAATATTGCTTCCTTATACGCAGTCGCCTTAGGAATCTCGGGATTTATTCTAGTTTCATGATACCTGCACAATATACCAAGCTCAGGAGTACCATACAAGGCGTATCGCGGCTGAGCTGTAGAAAACACATCAATGATTTGAACATCTGTATCAGTAGAATGAACCACGCCTATTTCTATAGGCATGGTAATATAAGCATCGACATGCGACTTTGGATCCAGCACTAGTGGCGTAATCAACTTTAACATCATATGACTTGCATATTTGGCAGGTATGTTAAGTGGTGCTACAGGATATATTCCAAGCTTAAGCGATCTGTCAGATGCAATAACCTTCTCCGTTATCAAGTTTCCATTTTCGAACCGCTGATAACCATATTTGTTGTAATCTACCCTAAACATAACTAGGTGATTTTTGTCAAAATGCTTCTCGATTTTTTGTTCTACAGTATATTCTCCATACTCATCAATTTTCTCTATTTCCTTCTCAGTTATGTTATCATGTGACATCAAACAAATAAAACGTCCATTTATCGCTTATAACTGTTCTCGTATCTTCAGCTAACAATATGTGAAGAAAGGACCTAAATCCGACGCAGACAGTAAAGGATGCATGCTAGTTGGTCTAGACATACATAAGAACTACATACAGGCTGCTGTTATGAATGAACAAGGAAGGTTACTGAAGGAGGATAAGTTCCAGAACGATATTGAATGTGTGGAGACTACCGAAAATTGTGTAAGTATTATCCAGCACACTTGCATATATCCATTACCTTGCATCATTTAGCTCAAACTTCATTGTCATTATCTGTTTCAATTCATACGCCCTTGATCTCCCATGCGAAATCGATCGATGCTTGCAGCTAGCCTGTCATTGAACGACTGCTGCTTCAGGCCGATCTTGATTCCCTCTCCATCTTCTTATACTTTCTCTCTACCATCTCCTTGTTCATTGT from Nitrososphaerales archaeon includes these protein-coding regions:
- a CDS encoding mechanosensitive ion channel family protein, with translation MVELIPTTINILGTEVELFKLVVTATIIIVGVIIARVFRLITDRFLGKYIPVQTEAVIRRIVYWGIIGIAVFSAIGTLGVDFTGLLLAGGIAGIIIGFATQSVVSNLLSGLFLQMDRAVKIGDPVEVVDMGVAGIIKEVTMFSTRLRRFDGVLIRIPNEKFFTSQLRNFNGHVARRVEVSVGIAYKEDAATAIRLITEMVAKEPRILAEPAPSIMVWELADSSVNINVWVWVPSIEWFPMRTQIVQNLKELLDRNGIEIPFPHRTIWFGESKSGEKDTLAIAIKEGRTLTEPNNRIVAETKKSIPTDHTRKLDQDETSVG
- a CDS encoding DUF432 domain-containing protein, giving the protein MSHDNITEKEIEKIDEYGEYTVEQKIEKHFDKNHLVMFRVDYNKYGYQRFENGNLITEKVIASDRSLKLGIYPVAPLNIPAKYASHMMLKLITPLVLDPKSHVDAYITMPIEIGVVHSTDTDVQIIDVFSTAQPRYALYGTPELGILCRYHETRINPEIPKATAYKEAILRVHFHNYTDKISTINRIVFPIEGADFYYRKNEAYYNDLEALVQERLLQEVLEVDVTNAEWVGERTNLKQKFDGRYTMELGF